In Oncorhynchus kisutch isolate 150728-3 linkage group LG7, Okis_V2, whole genome shotgun sequence, one DNA window encodes the following:
- the LOC109893823 gene encoding ankyrin repeat and EF-hand domain-containing protein 1: MTQSGGVNVHSAVAEDRLEVLQVYRLLQCVREGDAPAIEKMVHLGVPNLINLTEPSEGNAAMHLASVANDTDMVRFLLSQGAHPNIQDKKGRTPVILAAQLGHDNMVALLAKNHANMDVVDTEGKGTLFYCISPTKRHMRCLQVALNSKANVNNVSTAGTPVFLLACERAHDCENMCISILERGADPNATNEASGRSALMEAARAGAVDLVRAILQKGGNPNAVDKKRIHTAHLAAEGGFFEVIVVLSAYSADLSVTALDGNTPLHLAAAGGFTECCRFLAQRGCNAKLKNTEGFIPSQIAKNNNQKPAMKELKKAERLEVKFSKPGAVNPNELWALTLHDWSCEHEASLRTAMEIAEEAVGPMETVTRETFVAVLQDHRAPVDDENLQKVILEHDKKREGLINVTDFFKGVRYLQKAFTLPSYEPKKKKAGKGGKGKKKGKFVLPMPICIVPPELIFRREDGGPPNFMVESYQQFTDTKRFDRDHPPGHPIEDDSAWYVDEPEKIYININYCVKTGDLESLSLAFSQGVPVDVKDCYYKTPLMTACGSGNYEVAKFLISLGADVTTCDQFSWTPLHHASHAGQVDIVDLLVHSGSVVDAVAMNGATPLMRAIESCRPCCVDYLIKAGAKVQAENKKEQNCMDIARAYGDIRITDLVQAKFDSLPKSKEGKGKGGGKPVAKLASLAAPKSDSVSATSSETTVRKVSLKDNIIFLNTQITSGATNRLDISFVPKTVWGKQLTSSQLIERKEERRDRLSYEVDFEDFMMPFNQNIRQKAQELGGLDN; this comes from the exons ATGACCCAGAGTGGAGGTGTGAACGTGCACAGCGCGGTGGCCGAGGATCGTCTGGAGGTGCTGCAGGTGTACCGTCTGCTGCAGTGTGTACGCGAGGGAGACGCGCCCGCGATAGAGAAGATGGTGCACCTGGGCGTGCCGAACCtcatcaacctgacagagcccaGCGAGGGAAACGCCGCCATGCACCTGGCCTCCGTGGCCAACGACACCGACATGGTGCGCTTCCTACTCTCACAG GGTGCACACCCTAACATCCAGGACAAGAAGGGGCGTACGCCCGTCATCCTGGCAGCTCAGCTGGGCCATGACAACATGGTCGCCCTGCTGGCCAAGAATCACGCCAACATGGACGTGGTCGACACCGAGGGAAAAG GCACACTGTTCTACTGCATCTCTCCCACCAAGCGTCACATGCGCTGCCTGCAGGTGGCGCTCAACAGCAAAGCCAACGTCAACAACGTGTCCACAGCCGGGACGCCCGTCTTTCTGCTGGCCTGCGAGCGCGCTCACGACTGTGAGAACATGTGCATCAGCATCCTGGAGAGAGGGGCTGACCCCAACGCCACCAACGAG gCGTCTGGTCGTTCGGCCCTGATGGAGGCAGCCAGGGCGGGAGCGGTAGACCTGGTCAGGGCCATCCTCCAGAAAGGGGGAAACCCCAACGCTGTGGACAAGAAGAGGATACACACTGCCCACCTCGCGGCAGAGGGGGGCTTCTTTGAG GTGATAGTGGTGCTGTCTGCTTACTCTGCAGACTTGAGTGTGACTGCCTTGGACGGGAACACCCCCTTGCACTTGGCTGCAGCTGGAGGCTTCACTGAGTGCTGCAGGTTCCTGGCTCAGAGAG GCTGCAACGCCAAGCTGAAGAACACAGAGGGTTTCATCCCCAGTCAGATTGCCAAGAACAACAACCAGAAGCCAGCCATGAAGGAGCTGAAGAAGGCAGAGCGTCTGGAGGTGAAGTTCTCCAAACCGGGCGCCGTCAATCCCAATGAGCTGTGGGCGCTCACGCTGCACGACTGGTCCTGCGAACACGAGGCGTCGCTTCGCACCGCCATGGAGATCGCTGAGGAGGCTGTGGGTCCCATGGAGACGGTTACCCGGGAGACGTTTGTGGCGGTACTGCAGGATCACCGAGCGCCAGTGGATGACGAGAACCTCCAGAAG GTGATTCTGGAGCACGACAAGAAGCGCGAGGGACTGATCAACGTGACTGATTTCTTCAAAGGGGTGCGCTACCTCCAAAAAGCCTTTACCCTTCCCTCCTACGAGCCCAAGAAGAAGAAAGCCGGGAAAGGGGGGAAGGGGAAAAAGAAAGGTAAGTTCGTCCTCCCCATGCCCATTTGCATTGTCCCTCCGGAGCTCATCTTCCGGCGCGAGGACGGCGGGCCCCCAAACTTCATGGTGGAGAGCTACCAGCAGTTCACCGACACCAAGCGGTTCGACCGCGACCACCCGCCGGGCCACCCCATCGAAGACGACTCAGCGTGGTACGTGGACGAGCCGGAGAAAATCTATATCAACATCAACTACTGTGTGAAGACGGGGGACCTGGAGTCTCTGAGCCTGGCCTTCAGTCAGGGGGTCCCTGTGGATGTGAAGGACTGCTACTATAAGACGCCCCTGATGACCGCCTGCGGGAGCGGGAACTACGAGGTGGCCAAGTTCCTCATCAGCCTGGG TGCTGACGTGACCACGTGCGACCAGTTCAGTTGGACACCGCTGCACCACGCCTCCCATGCAGGCCAGGTGGACATCGTGGACCTCCTGGTGCATTCTGGGTCAGTGGTGGACGCCGTGGCCATGAATGGAGCCACACCCCTCATGAGGGCCATCGAGAGCTGCAGACCGTGCTGTGTGGACTACCTCATCAAGGCCGGAGCCAAGGTGCAGGCAGAGAACAAGAAAG AGCAGAATTGCATGGACATTGCCAGAGCATATGGAGACATCAGGATAACTGATCTGGTCCAGGCTAAGTTTGACAGCCTCCCCAAGTCCaaggaggggaaggggaagggaggaggtaaACCTGTGGCCAAGCTAGCCAGTCTAGCTGCTCCTAAG TCTGACTCTGTGTCTGCGACCTCCTCTGAGACGACGGTGAGGAAGGTTTCTCTGAAGGACAACATCATCTTCCTCAACACCCAGATCACCAGCGGAGCCACCAACCGCCTCGACATCAGCTTTGTGCCAAAAACA